A stretch of Clostridium formicaceticum DNA encodes these proteins:
- a CDS encoding PolC-type DNA polymerase III, with amino-acid sequence MDPLKQMNFYDFANAFGVKSIPSLEKTFLAGLKFYKKSKKLAIHLKASEIINQEELYFLRKQFKKSMGTLKDVEININYHLQYQSLEELINLNWRNLIFLLRKEVPSIKAVEEQMTWEIADNVFSIRIPEPFITQKAKERNIEKKIQSYFKKQFNASIKCMIFSHDEKDFDLSSYEDQKAKENILLLDKIKKESIVQEKSQQKASEKTSAGTSPILLGKNFSGNVIKLCDLGNDLETVIVEGEVFHIEDRLLNSGKTLITFHITDYSNSITVKVFEGKNQSPSMKETLKKGQYVRVKGELFYDKYVRENVIMASDIIAVTKEERKDLAEKKRIELHLHTQMSSMDGVSSTTSLIKMAAKWGHKAIAITDHGVVQAFPEAMEASKEFGIKVIYGMEGYVVNDEEKLVNIDEGSYSLEDEYVIFDIETTGLSNKNDRITEIGAVKIKDMQVVDRFSALVNPEMTIPEKVIELTGITNQMVQDAPTIEEVLPRFLAFVGNSCLVAHNADFDMGFIRENAKKLGCRLSSPVVDTLKLSRILLNHLKRHKLNIIAKDLGIALENHHRAVEDAEATAEVFIKFIGMMKDKNIFTLQDINQHLSKKVDISKLNAYHIIFLVQNQTGLKNLYHLVSESHLNYFYKKPRIPKSLLNKYREGLIIGSACEAGELFQALLNNAAVEEIESIVKYYDYLEIQPLENNSFLIEKGILGSVEDIKAINQRIVALGDQFNMPVVATGDVHFLHQRDEYYRKILMAGQGYSDADNQAPLYLRTTDEMLGEFLYLGEDKAKEVVIDYPNLLNGKIDALIPIPDGTFPPEIEGSEEELRRLCYEKAERIYGNPLPAIVKDRLDREVNSIINNGYAVMYIIAQKLVTKSLKDGYLVGSRGSVGSSFAATMSDITEVNPLPPHYVCPECKYSEFITDGSFGSGADLPDKQCPKCSQQLIKDGHDIPFEVFLGFEADKEPDIDLNFAGEYQSEAHRYTEELFGEGKVFRAGTIGTIADKTAYGFVKKYLEEKQISYNQAEVNRLTAGCTGVKRTSGQHPGGVMIVPSNRDIHEFSPVQYPANDPNAGVITTHFDYHSISGRLLKLDILGHDVPTIIRMLEDITKLNAQEIPLDDKMTMGIFTSTKALGIEDKDYQCEVGTLGIPEFGTKFVRQMLVDTQPKTFAELFRISGLSHGTDVWLNNAQDLVRGNVAELKDVISTRDDIMNYLILKGLPAKASFKIMENVRKGKGLRPEDEEMMEKNNVPKWYIDSCNKIKYMFPKAHAVAYVMMSFRIAYFKVHFPEAFYATYFTMKAEDFDADLIVKGKEVVKSKIIELENMGNTMTAKEKNLLTVLEVVLEMYCRGIGLLPVDLYGSDADRFMIVDRKLLPPLKSLQGVGQNAARSIVAARKDGEFLSIEDLRDRTKVTKTVIEALIQHECIQDLPRTNQLSLF; translated from the coding sequence ATGGATCCTTTAAAACAAATGAATTTTTATGATTTTGCGAATGCTTTTGGGGTTAAATCAATCCCTTCATTAGAAAAAACCTTTCTAGCAGGATTGAAGTTTTATAAAAAAAGCAAAAAATTAGCTATACACTTAAAAGCTTCAGAGATTATTAATCAGGAGGAACTATACTTTTTAAGAAAACAGTTTAAAAAAAGTATGGGGACTTTAAAAGATGTGGAAATCAACATAAACTATCATCTTCAATATCAGTCCCTAGAAGAATTGATAAACTTAAACTGGAGGAATCTTATTTTTCTTCTTAGGAAAGAAGTACCCTCCATCAAAGCAGTTGAAGAGCAAATGACTTGGGAAATAGCAGATAATGTATTTTCTATTAGAATACCAGAACCCTTTATTACACAAAAGGCAAAAGAGCGTAATATAGAGAAGAAAATACAGAGTTACTTTAAAAAACAGTTTAATGCTTCTATAAAATGCATGATTTTTTCCCATGATGAAAAAGATTTTGATTTGTCCAGTTATGAAGATCAAAAAGCAAAAGAAAATATTCTTTTGCTGGACAAAATAAAAAAAGAAAGTATTGTTCAAGAAAAAAGCCAACAAAAGGCTAGTGAAAAAACCTCTGCTGGAACATCTCCTATTCTTTTGGGTAAAAACTTTTCGGGGAATGTGATCAAGTTGTGTGACTTGGGCAATGATTTAGAAACTGTTATCGTAGAAGGGGAAGTTTTTCATATAGAGGATAGATTATTGAACAGTGGGAAGACCTTAATCACCTTCCATATTACTGATTATAGTAATTCTATTACTGTCAAAGTTTTTGAAGGAAAGAATCAGTCTCCCAGCATGAAGGAAACCCTAAAAAAAGGACAATATGTTAGAGTGAAGGGTGAACTTTTCTATGACAAATATGTAAGAGAAAATGTCATCATGGCTTCAGATATAATTGCTGTAACAAAAGAAGAAAGAAAAGATCTAGCTGAGAAAAAAAGGATAGAACTACATCTACATACCCAGATGTCCTCTATGGATGGAGTTAGCAGTACAACAAGTTTAATTAAGATGGCGGCAAAGTGGGGACATAAGGCGATTGCCATAACAGATCACGGTGTTGTACAGGCTTTTCCTGAGGCTATGGAGGCATCAAAAGAATTTGGCATAAAAGTCATTTATGGTATGGAAGGTTATGTAGTCAATGATGAAGAAAAGCTGGTGAATATAGATGAGGGAAGCTACTCATTAGAGGATGAGTATGTGATTTTTGATATTGAAACAACAGGACTTTCCAATAAAAATGATAGAATTACAGAAATAGGTGCAGTAAAAATAAAAGACATGCAGGTAGTAGATCGTTTTTCTGCATTGGTGAATCCTGAAATGACGATACCTGAAAAAGTCATAGAGTTAACGGGTATTACCAATCAAATGGTTCAGGATGCTCCTACGATTGAAGAAGTATTGCCGAGATTTTTGGCGTTTGTTGGAAACAGCTGTTTGGTAGCCCACAATGCTGACTTTGATATGGGTTTTATAAGAGAAAATGCGAAAAAACTAGGTTGTAGACTAAGCAGTCCAGTGGTAGACACCTTAAAATTGTCTAGAATCCTATTAAACCACCTGAAAAGACATAAACTGAATATCATTGCAAAGGATTTAGGCATTGCATTGGAAAATCATCATAGAGCAGTAGAGGATGCTGAAGCTACAGCAGAGGTGTTTATCAAGTTTATAGGGATGATGAAGGATAAAAATATATTTACACTTCAGGATATCAACCAACATTTGAGCAAAAAAGTAGATATATCAAAATTAAATGCCTATCACATCATTTTCTTAGTACAAAATCAAACAGGACTGAAAAACCTATATCATCTTGTTAGTGAATCTCATTTAAACTATTTTTATAAAAAACCTAGAATTCCTAAAAGTTTACTAAATAAATATAGAGAGGGGCTTATCATAGGGTCTGCCTGTGAAGCTGGGGAGCTTTTTCAAGCTTTACTAAATAATGCTGCTGTAGAAGAGATAGAAAGCATTGTTAAATACTATGACTATTTAGAAATTCAGCCACTAGAAAACAATAGCTTTCTCATAGAAAAAGGCATCCTTGGTAGTGTTGAGGATATTAAAGCCATTAATCAAAGAATTGTTGCATTAGGAGATCAATTTAACATGCCAGTTGTAGCCACCGGAGATGTGCATTTTTTGCATCAACGGGATGAATACTACAGAAAAATATTGATGGCTGGACAGGGATACAGTGATGCAGACAACCAAGCACCTTTGTATTTAAGGACCACAGATGAGATGCTGGGGGAATTTCTTTATTTGGGAGAGGATAAAGCGAAAGAGGTAGTGATAGATTATCCTAATCTACTCAATGGAAAAATTGATGCCTTAATTCCTATTCCCGATGGAACCTTTCCTCCCGAAATAGAAGGTTCTGAAGAAGAATTAAGACGTCTATGCTATGAAAAAGCTGAAAGAATTTATGGTAACCCTCTTCCAGCCATTGTAAAAGACAGGCTAGATAGAGAAGTTAATTCTATTATCAACAATGGCTATGCTGTAATGTATATCATTGCACAAAAATTAGTAACAAAATCTTTAAAGGATGGGTATCTGGTAGGCTCAAGGGGATCGGTAGGTTCTTCTTTTGCTGCTACCATGAGTGATATCACGGAGGTAAACCCTCTTCCTCCCCACTATGTTTGTCCTGAATGTAAATATTCAGAGTTTATTACAGACGGCTCCTTTGGTTCTGGTGCAGATTTGCCGGATAAACAATGTCCTAAATGCAGCCAACAACTGATTAAGGATGGTCATGATATACCTTTTGAAGTTTTCTTAGGCTTTGAAGCAGATAAGGAACCAGATATAGACTTGAACTTTGCCGGCGAATATCAAAGCGAGGCCCATAGATATACAGAAGAACTCTTTGGTGAAGGCAAGGTTTTTAGAGCAGGGACCATAGGAACCATTGCAGATAAAACCGCCTATGGTTTTGTAAAAAAATATTTAGAAGAAAAGCAAATCAGCTATAATCAAGCTGAAGTGAATCGTTTGACAGCTGGATGCACCGGGGTAAAAAGAACATCGGGGCAACATCCTGGCGGCGTTATGATTGTTCCTAGCAATAGAGATATTCATGAGTTTTCTCCTGTACAGTACCCTGCAAATGATCCGAATGCTGGTGTAATTACAACACATTTTGACTACCATTCTATCAGCGGTAGATTGTTGAAATTGGATATTTTAGGTCATGACGTACCAACCATTATTAGAATGCTGGAGGATATTACGAAGTTAAACGCTCAAGAAATACCTTTAGACGATAAAATGACGATGGGAATATTTACTTCTACAAAAGCTTTAGGCATAGAAGATAAAGATTATCAATGTGAAGTAGGTACTCTAGGCATACCAGAGTTTGGAACAAAGTTTGTTAGGCAGATGTTGGTAGATACTCAGCCTAAAACCTTTGCAGAACTTTTTAGAATCAGTGGATTATCCCATGGAACCGATGTATGGCTAAATAACGCTCAGGATTTAGTCAGAGGGAATGTAGCAGAACTGAAGGATGTTATTTCTACCAGAGATGACATTATGAATTATTTAATTTTAAAGGGCTTGCCAGCTAAAGCTTCCTTTAAAATCATGGAAAATGTAAGGAAGGGTAAAGGCTTGAGGCCGGAGGATGAGGAAATGATGGAGAAGAACAATGTGCCCAAGTGGTATATTGACTCCTGTAATAAAATAAAGTACATGTTTCCTAAAGCTCATGCTGTGGCCTATGTCATGATGTCCTTTAGAATCGCTTATTTTAAGGTGCATTTTCCAGAAGCCTTTTATGCTACTTACTTTACGATGAAGGCAGAAGAT
- a CDS encoding glycosyltransferase family 2 protein: MKVSAIIPAYNEEVRIKNVLEPLRKSSLITNIIVVDDGSKDRTALIATEYDDITVIRLPENKGKAEAIKHGLQRCNGEIILFLDADLVGLTQQHIEALIAPLLEDPVEMTVGIFESGRMITNLAQKIAPNLSGQRAFKRHLIEDILGLNMRGYSLEIALSKYIKEHHIITEQVMLKNISHVMKEEKLGLTKGMVWRLKMYKDILKYWLN, from the coding sequence ATGAAGGTATCTGCTATTATTCCTGCCTATAACGAAGAAGTGAGGATAAAGAATGTATTAGAGCCTTTAAGAAAATCCTCATTGATCACAAATATTATTGTAGTAGATGATGGTTCAAAGGATCGCACTGCCTTGATTGCTACTGAATATGATGATATAACTGTAATAAGATTACCCGAAAATAAGGGTAAGGCAGAGGCGATAAAGCATGGTTTGCAGCGCTGCAATGGTGAAATTATATTGTTTTTAGATGCTGACTTAGTAGGTTTAACACAACAACACATAGAAGCATTAATAGCACCATTATTGGAAGATCCTGTAGAGATGACGGTGGGTATCTTTGAATCCGGCAGAATGATAACCAACTTAGCACAAAAAATTGCACCTAATTTATCAGGGCAAAGAGCTTTTAAAAGGCATTTAATAGAAGATATTCTTGGTTTGAATATGAGGGGGTATAGTCTTGAGATAGCCCTTTCTAAGTATATTAAAGAGCATCATATTATCACAGAACAGGTGATGCTAAAGAATATAAGCCATGTCATGAAGGAAGAAAAGCTAGGCCTTACGAAAGGGATGGTTTGGCGGCTAAAGATGTATAAGGATATATTGAAATATTGGTTAAATTAG
- the rseP gene encoding RIP metalloprotease RseP yields MFILRTALTAIFVFGLLVFIHELGHFSIAKAVGIKVHEFAIGMGPKLFRYKKGETDYSIRILPIGGYVKMEGEDEVSNDLRSFSKKTVGERIAVIFAGPLMNFILAILLFVITFYNVMGAPTTRIQQVIENSPAEIVGIQPKDEILSVNNVTIRDWEHLVEEINTSQGEELQLELMRDNEKIQKVVKPEIDESNNRFMIGIVPATEKSLTLALRGSYEQTRMIVVEMLGFFGRLLRRQAISAEVVGPVGIITLVGQASRDGLYNVLYLAALISINLGIINLLPIPALDGSRILFLIFELFRGKPVDPDKEAFVHMVGLALLMLLMIIITYKDILTFFSS; encoded by the coding sequence GTGTTTATATTGAGAACAGCCCTAACAGCAATTTTTGTATTTGGTTTACTGGTTTTTATTCATGAACTAGGACATTTTAGTATTGCTAAGGCGGTGGGCATCAAAGTCCATGAGTTTGCTATAGGTATGGGGCCTAAACTCTTTAGGTACAAAAAAGGGGAAACAGATTATTCCATAAGGATTTTACCTATAGGTGGTTATGTAAAGATGGAGGGAGAAGATGAGGTTTCTAATGACTTAAGAAGTTTTAGCAAAAAAACCGTAGGTGAAAGAATTGCGGTAATCTTTGCTGGACCTCTTATGAACTTCATTTTAGCGATTCTTTTATTTGTAATTACTTTTTACAATGTCATGGGAGCGCCTACCACTAGAATACAACAAGTCATAGAAAATTCACCAGCAGAAATCGTAGGGATTCAACCAAAGGACGAAATTCTATCTGTCAACAATGTAACCATAAGGGATTGGGAACATTTAGTAGAGGAAATAAATACGTCTCAGGGTGAAGAATTACAGCTTGAATTAATGCGGGATAATGAAAAAATTCAAAAAGTGGTAAAACCAGAAATAGATGAAAGCAACAATAGATTTATGATTGGTATTGTACCAGCTACAGAAAAGTCTCTTACTTTAGCATTAAGGGGTAGTTATGAACAAACAAGAATGATTGTTGTAGAAATGTTGGGTTTTTTTGGAAGATTACTTAGAAGGCAGGCAATTTCTGCAGAAGTTGTTGGACCGGTGGGTATTATAACTTTAGTGGGTCAGGCTAGTAGAGATGGCCTGTACAATGTTCTATATTTAGCAGCCCTAATAAGCATCAATCTAGGGATCATAAACTTGCTGCCCATCCCTGCTTTAGATGGTAGTAGAATTTTATTTTTGATATTTGAACTTTTTAGAGGTAAGCCAGTTGATCCAGACAAGGAAGCTTTTGTTCACATGGTGGGCTTAGCACTGCTAATGTTACTGATGATCATTATTACTTATAAAGATATATTAACTTTCTTTAGTAGTTAG
- a CDS encoding 1-deoxy-D-xylulose-5-phosphate reductoisomerase encodes MTRKISILGSTGSIGKQTLEIVGEHPEKFKVVGLAVMQSIDELEAQIRKFQPKIVAVFDKEKAKTLAARVSSNVKISSGIEGLIEVATYHEAELVLNAVVGSIGLLPTLEAVKSKKTVALANKETLVAAGELVMKECHKNNVKLLPVDSEHSAVFQCLNGEKMNDISKIILTASGGPFREWSYEEIEKATFKEALKHPNWNMGQKISIDSATLMNKGLEVIEAKWLFHVDVDKIEVIIHPQSIIHSMIELKDFSIIAQLGVPNMKLPIQYALSYPERVEGGVTRLDFKTMNNLTFIEPDVERFPCLALAYKAMKIGGTMPCVLNAANEMLVDYYLKSKISFYDIPRYIERVMEVHQAFSYSTAEELQMLEQWVRSWIVNELR; translated from the coding sequence ATGACAAGAAAAATTAGCATTTTAGGATCTACAGGTTCCATTGGGAAGCAAACCTTGGAAATTGTAGGGGAACATCCAGAAAAGTTTAAAGTTGTTGGATTAGCTGTTATGCAAAGTATAGATGAATTGGAAGCACAAATTCGAAAGTTTCAGCCTAAAATTGTTGCTGTTTTTGATAAAGAAAAAGCAAAAACCCTGGCGGCTAGAGTTTCATCGAATGTAAAAATTTCCTCAGGGATAGAAGGCTTAATTGAAGTTGCAACCTACCATGAAGCTGAATTAGTGTTAAACGCAGTGGTAGGAAGCATAGGGCTCTTACCTACACTGGAGGCTGTCAAAAGTAAAAAGACGGTTGCATTGGCGAATAAAGAAACATTAGTGGCAGCAGGAGAATTGGTGATGAAAGAATGCCATAAAAACAATGTAAAACTTCTTCCCGTAGATAGTGAACATTCTGCTGTGTTTCAATGTTTGAATGGAGAAAAGATGAATGATATTTCTAAGATCATACTTACTGCTTCAGGAGGACCTTTTAGGGAGTGGTCCTATGAAGAGATTGAAAAAGCTACCTTTAAGGAGGCTTTAAAACATCCAAATTGGAATATGGGACAGAAAATTTCTATCGATTCTGCCACTTTAATGAATAAAGGTTTAGAAGTAATTGAAGCAAAATGGTTATTCCATGTAGATGTGGATAAAATAGAAGTAATTATACATCCTCAGAGTATTATTCATTCCATGATTGAGCTTAAAGATTTTTCTATTATTGCACAACTAGGGGTACCTAATATGAAGCTGCCCATTCAATATGCCCTTTCTTATCCTGAAAGAGTAGAAGGAGGGGTAACAAGATTAGACTTTAAAACAATGAATAACTTAACCTTTATAGAACCAGATGTAGAACGATTTCCTTGTTTAGCTTTGGCCTACAAAGCTATGAAAATAGGTGGCACAATGCCCTGTGTTCTGAATGCTGCCAATGAAATGTTGGTGGACTATTATTTAAAAAGCAAAATAAGTTTCTATGATATACCAAGATATATTGAAAGGGTTATGGAGGTTCATCAAGCCTTTTCCTACAGTACTGCTGAAGAACTGCAAATGTTAGAACAGTGGGTGAGAAGTTGGATTGTTAATGAATTAAGATAG
- a CDS encoding phosphatidate cytidylyltransferase translates to MLKRIVSGFVGIPLLIYIVLQGGILLYLATMLIALVGLNEFYHAMTLKSYRPMCWLAYGVTVFLLTGFYLSIAMNYLFFLVFITVLLFSIVLLYHSKYTIVDISLSLYGIIYVAFFLGHIILTSNLSNSNGIWFIFIIAWSTDTFAYFGGYFFGKRKLCPKISPKKTVEGAIVGTIGSMLSCGIFAYMFFIEYMVMFIFLGMIGSIISQVGDLTASQIKRYTGLKDFGNLIPGHGGVLDRFDSILFTAPIVYYFFVLLIDMRL, encoded by the coding sequence ATGTTAAAGAGAATAGTCAGTGGTTTTGTGGGAATCCCCTTGCTGATTTATATTGTCTTACAGGGAGGTATTCTTTTATATTTAGCAACCATGCTAATTGCATTGGTAGGTCTGAATGAATTTTATCATGCGATGACACTTAAAAGCTATCGACCCATGTGCTGGTTAGCCTATGGTGTAACAGTGTTTTTATTGACTGGATTTTATCTCTCTATAGCTATGAATTATTTATTTTTTTTAGTATTTATCACCGTTCTTTTATTTAGTATAGTACTGTTATATCATTCAAAGTATACCATTGTAGACATCAGTTTGTCGCTTTATGGCATCATATATGTTGCATTTTTTTTAGGGCATATTATTTTAACAAGCAATCTTAGCAACAGTAATGGGATTTGGTTTATATTTATTATTGCCTGGTCCACTGACACCTTTGCATACTTTGGAGGATACTTTTTTGGCAAAAGAAAATTGTGCCCTAAAATTAGTCCTAAAAAGACGGTGGAGGGAGCAATTGTCGGGACGATCGGAAGCATGTTGTCATGTGGTATATTTGCTTATATGTTTTTCATAGAATATATGGTAATGTTTATTTTTTTAGGGATGATTGGAAGTATCATTTCTCAGGTGGGGGACTTAACGGCCTCACAAATTAAAAGATATACAGGGCTGAAGGACTTTGGAAATCTAATACCTGGGCATGGTGGAGTATTAGATCGATTTGACAGTATATTATTTACTGCTCCTATTGTTTATTATTTTTTTGTTTTACTAATAGATATGCGCCTTTAG
- a CDS encoding isoprenyl transferase → MNKIKDMIKNKNTQELYVDKEKIPQHIGIIMDGNGRWAKKRNLPRTLGHRSGVNALRDVIKTASNIGVKYLSLYAFSTENWKRSSEEVSALMKLLVEYLKKEAKELHKNNVKINTIGDITKFPEAVKIEIHRAKELTKNNKGLCVNIALNYGSRDEMVRCVKKIAEKLSKKQFDVKDIDENLIKIHLDTGDIPDPDLLIRTSGEYRLSNFLLWQSAYTELWFSDVYWPDFTGTHLLEAIKDFENRQRRYGGT, encoded by the coding sequence ATGAACAAAATCAAAGACATGATCAAGAATAAAAATACCCAGGAACTTTATGTGGATAAAGAAAAAATACCTCAACATATTGGTATTATTATGGATGGAAATGGAAGGTGGGCAAAAAAAAGGAACTTACCAAGAACATTAGGGCATCGCTCAGGGGTAAATGCCTTAAGAGATGTGATAAAAACTGCATCTAACATAGGGGTGAAGTACTTATCTCTATATGCTTTTTCAACGGAAAATTGGAAAAGATCTTCAGAAGAAGTATCTGCCTTAATGAAGTTATTAGTAGAATATTTAAAAAAGGAAGCCAAGGAATTACATAAAAACAACGTAAAAATTAATACAATTGGAGATATTACAAAATTTCCAGAGGCGGTTAAGATTGAAATTCATAGAGCGAAAGAGTTAACAAAAAATAACAAGGGCTTATGTGTAAATATTGCATTGAACTATGGAAGTCGGGATGAAATGGTGAGATGTGTTAAAAAAATAGCTGAAAAACTATCAAAAAAACAGTTTGATGTGAAGGATATAGATGAAAATCTAATCAAAATACATTTAGATACTGGAGATATTCCAGATCCAGATTTATTAATTAGAACAAGTGGTGAGTATAGACTAAGTAACTTTCTTTTATGGCAGAGTGCCTATACGGAACTTTGGTTCTCTGACGTATACTGGCCGGATTTTACTGGTACCCACTTATTAGAAGCTATTAAGGACTTTGAAAACAGACAAAGGCGATACGGTGGAACTTAG
- a CDS encoding PASTA domain-containing protein, which produces METLPDVLGYKIEDAILLLESNAFKINVKESIAKTCVEEGCARVIRSKRVSQDEIELIISYF; this is translated from the coding sequence TTGGAGACATTACCGGATGTTCTAGGCTATAAGATTGAAGACGCTATACTTTTACTAGAATCTAATGCATTTAAGATTAATGTAAAGGAGAGTATTGCTAAAACCTGTGTTGAAGAAGGCTGTGCTAGAGTTATACGGTCAAAAAGAGTATCGCAGGATGAAATAGAGCTTATCATATCCTATTTTTAA
- the frr gene encoding ribosome recycling factor translates to MKLETHKNLEEKMNKTLKVLKEDLNAIRAGRANPSMLDRLSIDYYGTATPIKQIASVAAPEPRLITIQPYDPSVMGTIEKAIQQSDLGINPSNDGKVIRLNIPQLTEERRKDLTKIVKKTAEDSKVAIRNERRNANDDLKKMHKDGELTEDDLKAAQDEVQKITDQFIKKIDELAEAKEKEILEV, encoded by the coding sequence ATGAAATTAGAAACACATAAGAATCTAGAAGAAAAAATGAACAAAACGCTAAAGGTTTTAAAAGAAGACTTGAATGCCATAAGAGCTGGTAGAGCAAATCCATCTATGTTAGACAGACTTAGCATTGATTACTACGGCACTGCGACACCTATAAAACAAATTGCATCTGTTGCTGCCCCCGAGCCAAGACTAATTACTATCCAACCTTATGATCCATCGGTTATGGGGACAATTGAGAAGGCGATACAGCAGTCAGACTTAGGTATTAACCCTTCTAATGATGGAAAAGTGATAAGACTAAACATTCCACAACTCACAGAAGAAAGAAGAAAAGATCTAACAAAAATTGTTAAAAAGACAGCTGAAGATAGTAAAGTAGCTATTAGAAACGAGCGTAGAAACGCAAATGATGATTTAAAGAAAATGCACAAAGATGGAGAACTTACAGAAGATGATTTAAAAGCAGCGCAAGATGAGGTGCAAAAAATTACAGATCAATTTATAAAGAAAATTGATGAATTAGCGGAAGCAAAAGAAAAGGAAATTTTGGAGGTTTAA
- the pyrH gene encoding UMP kinase — MRTPLYKRVLLKLSGEALAGQKGFGLDTDTINNIALQIKAISEQGVQVAIVVGGGNFWRGRSGEGMDRTTADYMGMMATVINSLALQDALENINIVTRVQTAIEMRQIAEPYIRRRAVRHLEKNRAVIFAAGTGNPYFSTDTTAALRAAEIEADIILLAKKVDAVYDKDPHINQDAKKFEELTYLDVLKLELKVMDSTATSLCMDNKIPIKVFSLDEPENILKVIYGEKIGTYIHSDI, encoded by the coding sequence ATGAGAACACCTCTGTATAAAAGGGTTCTATTAAAACTTAGTGGAGAAGCATTGGCGGGACAAAAAGGTTTTGGATTAGATACAGATACCATTAATAACATTGCCCTACAGATCAAGGCTATTTCAGAGCAAGGGGTACAAGTGGCGATTGTTGTTGGCGGGGGGAATTTTTGGAGAGGAAGAAGCGGAGAAGGCATGGATCGAACAACCGCTGACTACATGGGAATGATGGCTACAGTCATTAATTCATTAGCCCTACAGGATGCTTTAGAGAATATTAATATTGTTACAAGGGTGCAAACAGCCATCGAAATGCGACAAATTGCAGAGCCTTACATCAGAAGAAGAGCTGTAAGACATCTAGAGAAAAATAGAGCGGTTATTTTTGCAGCTGGCACAGGTAATCCTTATTTTTCGACTGATACTACAGCAGCATTGAGGGCAGCAGAAATCGAAGCTGATATTATTTTATTGGCTAAAAAAGTAGATGCTGTATATGATAAAGATCCACATATTAATCAAGATGCGAAAAAATTTGAAGAATTAACTTATCTAGATGTTTTAAAGTTAGAGTTGAAGGTGATGGACTCTACGGCAACTTCTTTATGTATGGATAATAAAATACCTATCAAAGTATTTAGCTTAGATGAGCCAGAAAACATTCTAAAGGTGATTTATGGTGAAAAAATTGGGACCTATATACATAGTGACATTTAG
- the tsf gene encoding translation elongation factor Ts, with protein sequence MNITAAMVKELREKTGAGMMDCKKALTDAAGNMDKAVEILREKGLAAVAKKAGRIAAEGLVESYIHGGRIGVLVEVNSETDFVAKNQEFKEFVKDVAMQIAASNPFYVSKEEVPQDEIEKEKEILRKQALNEGKPEKIVDKMVEGRIEKYYKEVCLLEQPFVKNPDITVGGLLTEKISKIGENLSIRRFVRFEVGEGLEKKEENFAEEVAKQMGQ encoded by the coding sequence ATGAATATTACTGCAGCAATGGTAAAAGAACTGAGAGAAAAAACTGGAGCCGGTATGATGGATTGCAAAAAAGCCTTAACAGATGCAGCTGGAAATATGGACAAGGCTGTAGAGATTTTAAGAGAAAAGGGACTTGCTGCTGTTGCTAAAAAGGCAGGAAGAATAGCAGCAGAAGGATTGGTAGAATCATACATACATGGTGGCAGAATTGGCGTATTAGTAGAAGTAAACTCTGAAACTGACTTTGTTGCTAAAAATCAAGAATTTAAAGAGTTTGTTAAAGATGTAGCTATGCAGATCGCAGCATCTAATCCTTTCTATGTTAGTAAGGAAGAAGTACCTCAGGATGAAATTGAAAAAGAAAAAGAAATTCTAAGAAAGCAAGCTTTAAATGAAGGCAAACCAGAAAAAATTGTAGATAAAATGGTAGAAGGTAGAATTGAGAAATATTACAAGGAAGTTTGTTTATTAGAGCAGCCTTTTGTGAAAAATCCTGATATTACTGTTGGTGGATTGTTAACAGAGAAAATTTCTAAAATCGGAGAAAACTTAAGTATAAGAAGATTCGTAAGATTTGAAGTTGGAGAAGGATTAGAGAAGAAAGAAGAAAACTTCGCAGAAGAAGTAGCAAAACAAATGGGACAATAG